The sequence AATGAGAAACCTGGTGGGCAAATTCATAATGCGAATATTACCAATCTATGGAACCTTATAGGACGTGTACTTGGCTAAAACAGCATAATTAGGGTAGCAGATCTATTGCTAGCTTGATAAAACAATTCTAGGTGTGGGTAAAATAACCAAATCAGGTCTTATAATTAATTATAAGGCCTGTATGCATCTATAAAACAATTTTTGAAAAGAAGCAGTTGTCATCCCAGTGCGTGACACACAAGTGTACGAACGTTTGTTATGGAAAGTGAAAAAGGTAATAATCGTAGACTTTTTCTGGGTTTCCACCACAATATTCAATGACAGGTTTTAGGATTTCAAGCCTGAGTTCATTCATAAAAGCTCTCCTTGCAAACTTATAACTCTTGATTTCGCTGCGTTTTCTGTATTCTGTTAATAAAACCGAAGCAATAAGAATCATGTATAGTGTGACCAAAATTGTGTTTTTGCTATGTCCAAGAAAATGCTTCGTGTTGAGCTCCTGCTTGATAAATTTGAAGAAAACTTCTATTGACCAGCGCCTTTTGTAAAGAGCGCAGACTTCTTCAGCAGACATTTCATAAATATTAGTCAAAAATGTGAGAACTTCGCCATTCTGTCGATTTTGCGCTTTAATTAGCCTGATTTCAAACGACAAAAATCTTGAACCTTTTTGCCCCAGCCTGACTACTACATCTTCCATTAGCTCAAGCGTTCCAGTCTGCATGCCTGCAACTTTTCCGTGGATACGCACAATTTGATAACGAATATTATCGTTGCCACGTGTGATAAAATGTATGCCTTTATCTATAAACTCCTCGAAAGTTGCACGTTTTTGCAGTCCTCGATCAAATATGCAAATCGACTCTTGACCGTGATTTAAAATCATTTCCCGGAACGATGTGCTGTCAGAGGAGCCCTTGGCTTGAGTATACAAGTTCAGCAACTTTGCAAACCTGCCGTCAGTGGCAACGGTGCACTTTACCATATTCTTTGCACCACCACGCCATGGTATTGCAGATTGCAGTAATTTGCTCGATAACTGCAGGGTTGTGGAATCTATAATTAATAGCTTTTCTTGGTCTTTTTGGTTACAAAAACTTTGTAAAACGAACGAAAAAATTCTTTCGAAGTACTTAATTGGTATCGTTTTTAAGCGGCTTGCCACCGATGAATGGCGCGTATTCAGGCAAAACATCCGACGATAATTTTCCTCGATAGTCCGCAAGCTCAGCTCGTTTTTCTCCAATATGCTGTACAGCAGTAAATTAAATATATTTTCTCCCGTAAGTTTGCCCACTTTGTAATCAACGCCAACCGCTTTGCCTATTTCATCTAACACTGCTTTCGGCAATTTTGATATTATTTCTTTGTAATAAAACACACTTCACACCCTAATTTTTTTCCTATCTTATCGCTAAATTAGACGTTCGTACAGTTGTGTGCGTGACACTGGGATCCAGGAATTTTTTTACACTGGATCCTATGATCAAGTCATAGGATGACAGAAAAAATGGTAAACCTTACCTATTGTGGATATCAAATCTAGGTAATATCATCAGGAAGATACTACGCTAACTGGATAATCACCGGTAAAGCAAGCATCGCAATATTGCGGCGCTATATTATTACGCTTTTCTTCTTTCACAGCTCTGTATAGCCCATCAACACTTAAAAAGGCTAAGCTATTTACTCCAATAATTTTTCTAATTTCTTCTACAGACTGATTTGCAGCAATTAAATCTTTGCACTCTGGTGTATCTATCCCATAAAAACAAGAATGCTTAATTGGTGGGCTTGAAATTTTTAGGTGAATTTCTTTGACTCCTGCATCCTTTAACATAACTATTATACTTTGCAGTGTGCTACCGCGTACTATGCTATCATCTATTAAAATTATATTTTTACCCTTTAAAATATGTTTATTAGCATTAAATTTTAATTTTATTCTAACTTTACGCACCTCAGCAGTTGGTTGTATAAAAGTCCTTCCTATATAGTGATTACGAATTATTCCAAGCTCCATAGGTATTTCTGAATGCTCTGCGTACCCAATAGCAGCAGGTATTCCGGAATCAGGTATTGGCACAATCATGTCTATATTGCCTATTGGAGGGCTCTCTCTAGCAAGCGTCTTCCCTATTGCCTTTCTTATATCATATATTGACCTATCTTCCATTATGCTATCTGGTCTTGAAAAATAGACATACTCAAAAATACAAAAACTTGATTTCTTCTGCAAAAAAGGAAACATTGACGTTAATTTACCATTTTGATCAATAATCACTAGCTCACCAGGCTTTATTTCTCGGGTAAACTCAGCGTTTACTATATCAAGTGCGCAAGTTTCAGATGCAAGAATATAAGAGTCATTTAGCTTTCCTAAGACAAGTGGCCTGATCCCTGCCGGATCACGCACTCCAATAACTACATTTTGATTAATCGCTACAAAAGAATAAGCGCCTTGTACTTGTTTTAATGCATCTATAAAGCTTTCTAAGAAGCTATCGTTTTTACTGCTTGCGAGCAAATGTACAACCACTTCCGTATCTATGTCCGATTGAAAAACACACCCTTGCTCAATTAATTGTTCACGCACTTGAAAAGTATTAATTAAATTACCATTATGCGCTATAGCAAAGTCACCAAATTTATCACTTTTACCAAGCATTGGCTGTGCTCCGGATTTACTGCCACTTGTTGAATATCGCACATGACCTATTGCATAATTTCCAGGTAAAGATTTCTTTATCTCATCTATATCATCAAGGACGCTGCTTACTTGGCCTTGAAAGTGATAAGAATGTATTTTATCTTTGCTGCTTGTTACAATACCAAAAGATTCTTGACCTCTATGCTGCAAAGCATGAAGAGCAAGTATAGAGTTAAATGCAGCATCATTATTACAGCTTATACTAAATACTCCACATTCTTCGTGTATTTCATCCAGCATAATAACTATTAAGTAAAGCTTAATTTTACTTTAGCGCATATAAAGCACAAGCATTTTGTTTATCTGCTTTTATGCTCTGAATATTACCATTGACAATAAAGACAGTGCCTTGAAACTGTGCAGCGATATGTAAAGAATTTAAAAAGCATCAAGCTCATATTCAGTATGCAAATCTCTTACTAAAGCTTCAGCATGTTCTTTATGAATGATTATACTAATTTTGATTTCAGATGCTGTAATAGCAAGCACTTCTATCTTTTTTTCACTTAAAACCTTTAGTGTGCGATGCATAACTTCGGTGTTAGACATAACACCGATGCCAATTATCGAAATTTTAGCTATATTGTTATTTATGGTATAATTTTTATCCTCGCTCAATAATTTCCTTACTAAATCAACATCAAACTTTGAAACAACAAAACTTGATCCATGTATCATATCAATTTTAACATTTACTCCTGCTATATCTTTTAAAGTATGCAAGGTATGAGCAATGTTAGTAAAAGTTACAAGAGCCTCATTAGTACTACAAGTTATCCCAGTAATCAAGTATTTCTCTAGTACGTCCCTTTCCCCTAGCACAGTAGTACCCTCTACTTCTTTAAAAGTAGACAATACCTGCACTTTAATGTTATGTTTCATTGCAAGTTGTACTGAACGGTTATGCAATATTCTAGCACCAGATGACGACATTTCCAACATTTCCTTGTAAGCAATAGATTTGAGTTTGTGTGCTTTTGGAACAATTTTTGGGTCAGCTGTATATACTCCATCAATATCACTAAAAATTTGACAAATTCCAACGCCAAAAGCTACCGCTAATGCAACAGCGGATATATCAGAGCCACCTCTTCCAAAAGTAGTGATTCTATCATCGTACGTAGCACCCTGAAAACCAGCAATAATTGCGACATTATAGCCTTCTATAAACGATCTTTTCAAACGATCAACTTTTATTGTTTTTATTTTAGATTCAGAGTGAGAATCATCAGTAATAATTGGCAACTGCCAGGCAAGCCATGATTTAGCGTTAACGCCGGTAGATTGAAGAGTAATTGCTAATAACCCACACGAAATCTGCTCTCCTGCTGAAAGCATAACATCGTATTCTGATTTCTCTTGCCTACAACTTAAATTTGAGATTTGTCTAGCCTGAAAAGCCATCTGATCAGTAAACCCAGCAACAGCAGATACAACAACAACCACGTTATAACCTTGCTCAACATCGTTTTTTATTAAACTTGCAACTCGGTTTAAATCAGTTAATGAAGTTCCACCAAATTTTTTTATGATTATTTTATCCATAGTTATAATATAGCCTTCTTCTGACGAAAAATATAGTTTTTGTATGAATTTGACATTTGCGGCATGATGCATTTAGCCCTTACATATTACAGCTATAACTTCATGCATCCCTCAATCCTTCAAAAAAATCCTTTAGCAAGAAAGAGCATTCTGCTTCTAATATTCCACCATAAATTTCAGGAACATGATTGCAAAATTGAAATATCTTAGCACCATTTTCAACTCCACCGCCTTTTGGGTTATAAGCCCCGAAATACAATCGTCTAATCCTTGCAAAAGAGATAGCTTGAGCGCACATCGGGCACGGCTCTAATGTTACATACATGTCAAACTCACAAAGTCTTGAAGTTGAAAGTAATTCACATGCTTGCCTGATTGCTAATGTCTCCGCATGCGCTGTTGGGTCATTAGACGTAACAGTCATGTTGTATGCTGAAGCAATTACATTATCTCCACTTACTATTACAGCTCCTATTGGCGCCTCATCCATTTCTTTTGCAATTTTAGCTTGCTCTATGGCAAGTTTCATGTGGAAATTGTTAAACATTTACTGAGTATTACAAGAAATATAGCTTTCTCCTTTAATCTTTTTTACCTTTCTTAAGCCGTAGACCTCACTTCTTGGCTCATTGAATTTAACCTTTACAGCCGGAGCATGAATAATGTTATTGCATGATAACATGTTGTTATTTCCATCAACACTGTCGCTAACGTCGCTTTTTGCATAATCATGTTCTATTGCAATACGACTTATGGTTTCATTACGCTCAGCTTCTTCTGCATCTAGTATTGCACTTATTTCATTCTTTACAGGCTGATCCGCAGATCCGTTTACATATTCTAATAATTCCTTTGTATATTCATATAGATATATAATATTATCTAACACCTACCCCTCTCTGTTAGCCTTATTTATTAAATTCTATCAGACTTTTGTTTCTTTATCAACTGCTGCTTTAATAAATGATACAAAAAGAGGATGTGGAGAAAATGGCTTTGATTGAAATTCTGGATGAAATTGCACTCCGATAAACCATGGATGATTTTCTAGTTCCACTGCTTCTACACATGTACCATCTTCTGATATGCTGCTACATATCAGCCCATTTTTCTCTAAATCATCTTTATAATCAGAATTGATAATATACCTATGTCTATGCCTCTCTGAGATGGTAGAACTGCCATATATATTCATCACTCTTGAATCTAAGTTTACGCTACATTTATATGCACCAAGCCTCATGGTTCCACCTAAATTGCTATTTTGGCTATCAAGTAATTTTACAATAGGGTTTTTACAATCATAAAACTCTTCAGAGTGTACATCTTCAAGTTTTAAAACATTGCGAGCAAATTCAATAACCGCAAGCTGCATACCAAAACATATTCCAAAAAATGGAATATTATTTATACGGGCGTAATTGATTGCTAAAATTTTACCTTCGATTCCATGATCACCAAAACCTCCAGGCACAAGGATTGCACGAGAATTTTTTAATTCTTCTTCTACAGTTTTCTCACTTAGCACTCTTGAATTAACCCAATGTATCTTGATGTTTACTTTATTAAAAATCGCTCCATGAGTCAGTGCTTCTACCAACGACTTATACGCATCTGGAAATTCTGTATATTTTCCGACTACTGATATAATAATTTTCTGCGTTGGATTCTTAATGGTATTTATTATTTCTTGCCATGATATCAAACTTGGCTTTGGCTTACTTAAATTAAAATGTTCTAAAATTTGTGTATCAAGCCCATATTGGCTATAGAGTGCTGGTAACTCGTATATATGACTTACATCAGGAGCTGGAATAACATTAGATAGAGGCACATTACAAAGATTAGCTATTTTCTCTCTTTGATCTTTGGAAATCTTTTTTTCGCTGCGACACAATATAATATCTGGTTGTAATCCTGCAAAATTTAACTCTCGAACCGAATGTTGTGTCGGTTTTGTCTTTAATTCCTGCGCTGCAGCAAGATATGGCACTAAAGTCAAATGTATAAGAATAACTCTCTGTTTTCCGAGCTTATAGCTAATTTGACGTATGGCTTCTAAAAATGGTTGGCTTTCGATATCACCTACAGTTCCACCTATTTCACATATTACAAAATCTAGATCTTCCGTATTATTAGAAATAAAAGACTTAATTAAATCCGTAACATGTGGAATAACTTGCACAGTTTTGCCTAAGTAGTCACCGTGCCTCTCTTTCTTTAATAACTCATGATACACTTTACCAGTTGTTATATTGTCATCTTTTGTTGCGTTAATACCAGTAAAACGCTCATAATTACCTAAATCCAAGTCAGTTTCAGCACCATCTTCTGTAACAAACACTTCACCATGTTGAGTAGGGTTCATTGTTCCAGGATCAATATTTAAATAAGGATCAAGTTTTCTAATGTGTATTTTAAAGTCATGGGCTTGAAGGAGCGCACCAACACTCGAAGAAACAAGGCCTTTCCCAAGTGACGATACAACTCCACCTGTTACAAAGATAAATTTAGTGCAAGTTGCCTCTTTCATTAATTTTCAAATGGAACGGAAGTAGATTCTTTTTCTTGTTTTTTTTCTAATATGATTTTCTCTGCAATCGATTTTTTATGCACGTCTTTTGAAGATAATCCCGATAACAGTAATGTGTTTATAATGAACAACCCAGCTATTATAGCCGTTATTTTGCTGAGCGGATTTGCAGAAGATTTCATTGGAACCATTGAATTGAGTCCCTGTTGCGAACTACTAAAACCACTTAGTGAGCTACTGCCAGGTGGCTGCAAAAGAACTAAAATCACCAAAACAATAACTAGTATTATTTGAAATATATTTAATATCATTATTGACATTGTGGGCAGCGCTTAAAAGAAAAATTTTAGAGGCGTGAAGCGCTTAAGTCAAGCTCTTATAAACACCTGTCATCTCAAGTGATTATAGCTTCAATTCTATTTACTTTTAAATTTATTAATACTGGCGGTAAACATTATCGCATACTGCTCCTTTCCAGTCAATCCTAACAACATTTATGCTACTACTTGGTTGTTTTAATAATCCTCTACCTTCTTTTTTTGTTATTTGTATATCTTCACCGAGATAGTGATATATTTTACTACCCCAGTTCACCTGACTAGATCTACTAGATTCGTTGCTACTTTTATTGGAATCATGAAATTCCTGATAAGGCCAACTTTTATCATTACTAGCATCACACATAAATTACTCCATAATAAAATAAATATAATGCATATATTGTCATAATATACAAAAATGCCAAATAAGTAGTGATAAACTAATAACTATAGAAGCAAAGTTTAATCCTCTTAAATTTGTAATTTTCTGGAAAGCGGTATATTCTTTGGTTTTACTTGAAGTTAAAGTGAACATGAAGTCAAAGCATTACCCTGATACAACAAGCAGCCCTAATTTTCCATCACTGGAAAAGGAAATTATAAAATTCTGGCAAGAAAATAAAGTATTTGAGCAGTCAGTGGAAGAGCGCTCTTTAGATAATTGCTTTGTATTTTATGATGGGCCTCCATTTGCAAACGGGCTACCGCATTATGGACATTTGCTTACTGGTTTCATAAAAGACGCATTTGCAAGATATCAAACGATGCTCCAAAAAAGAGTTGAACGAAGATTCGGTTGGGATTGCCATGGACTGCCGGCTGAAATGGGTGCTGAAAAGGAGCTTGGAATATCGGGTAGAACCGAGATAGAAAAATTTGGCATCGATAAGTTTAACAATCATTGCCGCACCTCCGTGATGAAATTTGCTTCAGAATGGGAAAAATACGTAAATAGGCAAGCAAGATGGGTGGATTTTCAGAGTGGCTATAAAACTATGGATAAGTCGTTCATGGAATCGGTCATGTGGGCATTTAAACAACTCTATGATAAAGGTTTAGTATATGAATCAGTCCGTGTTGTGCCTTATAGCTGGGCATGCGAAACTCCGTTATCTAATTTTGAAACAAGACTGGATAATGCTTATAGGGAAAAGGCCAGTAAAGCCGTAACCGTTGCATTTGAGCTGTTAGAGGAACCACAAAAGCTTAAAGATATTGCAGAAAAGTGTAGGTTGTTAGCCTGGACAACAACTCCTTGGACACTACCAAGCAATCTAGCTTTGGCAATAGGAAAGGATATAAAGTATTGTGCAGTGTCAATCCACTCTTCGGTGTCATTCCAGCGCGTGACGCTGGAATCCAGAGAAAAGGAATCATGGATCCCAGTGTCAAGCACTGGGATAACAAATAGTAGCACTGAAATGACAGATAATAGCGCTGGAATGACAGATAGTAGTGTTGGGATAACAGATAGTAGCGCTGGAATGATACCAAATCAAAATGAAATTTATATCTTCGCTGAAAGCTATTTGGAGAAGTTTATTGACCACTGTACAAAGAGCAATATTCAATATGAAGACTGTAACATAAAACTTACAGCAAATGATCTAGCAGGTCTTTCTTACAAGCCACTGTTTGACTATTTTAAAGACACAAAAAATGCATTTCACGTTTTTATTGCTGATTATGTTACAGAAGAAGACGGCACTGGAGTTGTACACACAGCTCCTGGGTTTGGTGAAGAAGACTTTAATCTCTGCAAAATTCATGACATTCCGGCCATTTGTCCAATCGATAACAGTGCAAAATTTACTGCTGAAGTACCAGATCTAGCTGGCATTCACGTTTTTGATACAAATGATATAGTAATAAAAAAACTAAAAGAGCAGGGAAATTGGTTTAAAACTGAGCAATATATTCACAATTATCCACACTGCTGGCGGACTGATACTCCTTTAATATACCGCACTATGCCTTCTTGGTACGTGGCTGTTACAAAATTTAAGCATCGAATGATGGAGCTAAACAAAAAAGTTAATTGGATGCCAAATCATATCAGGGATGGTCAATTTGGAAAGTGGCTTGAAGGAGCGCATGATTGGTCAATTTCGCGTAATCGTTTCTGGGGCACTCCAATTCCTGTGTGGCAGTCAGATGATGCAAAGTACCCAAGAGTGGATGTGTATGGTTCAATAGAAGAGCTTGAAAGAGATTTTAATGTAAAAGTGGATGATTTACATAGACCATTTATTGATACTTTAACAAGGCCAAATCCTGATGATCCAACTGGAAAATCAACTATGCGTCGTGTGCCTGATGTATTTGACTGCTGGTTTGAGTCTGGCTCAATGCCATTTGCACAAGTCCACTATCCATTTGAAAATAAAGAGTGGTTTGAAAATAATTTTCCTGCAGATTTTATCACTGAATACATAGCACAAACTCGAGGTTGGTTTTATACGCTGTTTGTATTATCTACCGCTCTATTTGATCGCGAACCATTTAAAAATTGCATATGTCATGGCGTTGTTTTAGATGTAAAGGGACAAAAATTATCCAAACGTTTGAACAATTACGCAGACCCAATGGAAGTTTTTGACCAATATGGTTCTGACGCTCTGCGTTTTCTTATGCTTTCTGGCTCTATTGTTTGTGGTGGGAACTTGCTGCTTGATAAAGAAGGGAATTCAATACGTGATGTGCTGAGAAACGTGATAAAACCTATTTGGAATAGCTACCACTTCTTCACTATGTATGCAAATGCAGATGGAATTAAAGCTGAAATTTGCAAGGATTATAAAAACACTCTCGATCGCTACATGATTTCTAAGTGCTTTGAAGCTATACAGAAAATCCAGACTGCTATGAATCAGTATAATTCTCAAGAAGCTTGCAAAATTCTAATGGACTTTTTTGAGGTGCTAAACAATTGGTATATTCGCCAGAGTCGTGAGCGTTTTTGGAAAGAAAGCTTAGATCAGGATAAAATCGATGCTTATAATGTTTTATACACAGTTTTTTATTATATATTGAGGGCTTCAGCTCCTTTACTTCCACTCACAACAGAAACTATATGGCAAGGGCTTAAATATAAAAAATCATCGGTACATTTATCTGATTTTCCACCATTGGAGAAGTTTGATCATGAGCTCACCGCAAAAATGGATTTAGTAAAAGAAATATGTAACGCTGCATTATCAATTCGAAATACTTATAACATAAGGGTGCGTCAGCCGCTTGGCAGCATGACAATCTATCATAAGTCTTCATGTGATTTCCTTACTGGAGAGTACCAAGAAATCATAAAAAGCGAAGTAAATGTAAAAGAATTGAAAATAGCGAGTGAATTAAAGGAAGTTGCATCGCTAGAATTGAAATTAAATTTTCCATTACTTGGCAAGAGGATGCCAGATAAAATCAAGAAATTAGTACAATATGTGAAGCAAGGCAAATGGCAGCAAATTGAAGAAACTGTTATCCCAGAACCCTTCCATCATGCCACCCAAGAACCATCTCCTGTCATCCCAGTGCGTGACACTGGGATCCAGCTTCCAGCGTCATACGCTGGAACGACAGAAAGAGGTCTCATACTTTTGGGAGACGAATCAGAGAACTACATTATAGAAAAAGACGAGTATGAGTTGTTATTAAAGGCAAACAGTGAATTTTCTTCCGTGTTTGATAATAATAAGGGAATTGTGATACTAAATACCACTTTAAGTGATGAATTAATTCTAGAGGGACTTGCAAGGGATGTTGTAAGGCTCATTCAAGAAACCAGAAAACAGGCGGATTTTCATATATCTGATCGTGTTAAAGTTATAATCAAAACAGAAGATGAAAAAATTAAGGAGGCAGTAAATAATTGGAATGAATACATAAAAGAGCAGACTCTTTCTTTATCTTTAGAAGTTAATGCAAATGCTCAAATAGATAATTATTATTCTAGTAACTATGAAAATGTTTCTATATACGTCAGCAAGGTAATTGAGTAGCAATAAAAATTGGTGGCCTTATAACCATAACGTCACCTTTGAAATAAAATGCTCATACAGTTGTTGTTCAAGTCAGACTTCTTTCGAAACTCGCTTGTGCGAGGCAAGTGCTAGGAGCACACGGAGCGGAAAACCGCAGTGTATTGAACATACATGAGGATTTGAGCACCGAAGCGACAACGCAATTTCCCACAGAAGTAGAGTTTCGAAAGAAGTCTATTTACTTTTTTTTCTTCTCGATATACTTACATATCAAAATAGACAATTCATATAGAATCAACATAGGAATTGCTAGTCCTACTTGGCTGAGTACATCAGGTGGAGTTAAAATTGCAGCGAGAATAAAAATTACTACTATTGCGATTCTGCGTTTATTTGACAAGCTTTGTGCACTAAGTAACCCAACTCTCACCATTAATGTGAGTATGACTGGAATTTGAAATGCAGTGCCAAATGCAAACATAAATTGGAGCACAAGATCTAAATATTCGCTCACTGATGGCATGAACTCTATTGGTATACCAAAAGATTTACCACTATGTTCAAAAGTAATGAAGAATTTCCACGCTAAAGGAAATATATAGTAATAAACTACAGTGGCACCCATTACGAATAAAACTGGCGTTGCAATTAAGTATGGTAACAATACTGCCCTTTCGCTTTTATATAACCCAGGCGCTAAAAACATATAGAATTGCCATGCAAATACAGGAAAGGAAAATAAAATTGCACTCATTATCGCAACTCTGAGATACACAAAAAACGCTTCTGTTAAATCTGTGTAAATTAAAGAAAAACCATTGCTGCCTTTTGTGGCCTCTATTAAAGGTGAAAGTAAAAATCGATATATATTTTCCTTAAAATAATAACATAAACCAAAAGCAACACAAAAAAACAAGAAGCAAAAAATCACCCTTTTTCTTAGTTCTGCAAAGTGCTCATAAAATGAAGCGTTGTTATTTAATTTCTCATTCATGCTCTATTATAGCACAATAACGCTATGTCTAACATTCTAAGTGAAAAAGCCCATTCATTATCATACCATGCTGCAACTCTGCAGATATCACCTATAACGTATGTACCAGTTAAGTCCACAACTGCGCTATAAGGATTATGTACAAAATCTATTGAAACTAAAGGCTCGGTACATATAGAAAGTACAAAAAGCGCATTTGACATTTCAAAACTACTTGTCATTCTAGTGTCTGACACTGGAGTCTTTTCTTTTTCTTCCACTATTGATTCCAGTGTCACTTGCTGAGAGTAGCGTTTAAATATTTCATTAATTTCTTCAGCCGTTACCTTCTTGTCAGTTGTAAACTTAAAATCAATCATAGAAACATTACTAACCGGTACTCTGATTGCAGTACCATCAATCTTTCCTTGCAATTCTGGAATAATAGAACCAATTGTTTTTGCTGCCCCAGTTGTAGTTGGCACCATAGATAGCCCGCAAGCCCTGGCTCTACGCAAATCCCTATGATTGCCATCAAGGATATTTTGATCATTCGTATAAGCATGTATGGTGGTCATAAAACCACTTTTTATTCCAACATTAGAGTGCAAAATTTGTGCAATCGGAGCAAGGCAATTTGTAGTACATGAACCTGCTGATATCACCTTATGCTCTTTTTTAAGCATGTGATTATTTACACCATAAACTATAGTTACATCGCTATCTGCAACCGGGGCCGAAACAATGACTTTTTCCGCATTGTGCCTCATTGCATCTGAATTCTTGTTAAACGCACCGGTACATTCAAGTACTACATCAACATCCCAAGGAATATTT is a genomic window of Wolbachia endosymbiont of Folsomia candida containing:
- a CDS encoding CTP synthase translates to MKEATCTKFIFVTGGVVSSLGKGLVSSSVGALLQAHDFKIHIRKLDPYLNIDPGTMNPTQHGEVFVTEDGAETDLDLGNYERFTGINATKDDNITTGKVYHELLKKERHGDYLGKTVQVIPHVTDLIKSFISNNTEDLDFVICEIGGTVGDIESQPFLEAIRQISYKLGKQRVILIHLTLVPYLAAAQELKTKPTQHSVRELNFAGLQPDIILCRSEKKISKDQREKIANLCNVPLSNVIPAPDVSHIYELPALYSQYGLDTQILEHFNLSKPKPSLISWQEIINTIKNPTQKIIISVVGKYTEFPDAYKSLVEALTHGAIFNKVNIKIHWVNSRVLSEKTVEEELKNSRAILVPGGFGDHGIEGKILAINYARINNIPFFGICFGMQLAVIEFARNVLKLEDVHSEEFYDCKNPIVKLLDSQNSNLGGTMRLGAYKCSVNLDSRVMNIYGSSTISERHRHRYIINSDYKDDLEKNGLICSSISEDGTCVEAVELENHPWFIGVQFHPEFQSKPFSPHPLFVSFIKAAVDKETKV
- a CDS encoding nucleoside deaminase, with the protein product MKLAIEQAKIAKEMDEAPIGAVIVSGDNVIASAYNMTVTSNDPTAHAETLAIRQACELLSTSRLCEFDMYVTLEPCPMCAQAISFARIRRLYFGAYNPKGGGVENGAKIFQFCNHVPEIYGGILEAECSFLLKDFFEGLRDA
- a CDS encoding aspartate kinase is translated as MDKIIIKKFGGTSLTDLNRVASLIKNDVEQGYNVVVVVSAVAGFTDQMAFQARQISNLSCRQEKSEYDVMLSAGEQISCGLLAITLQSTGVNAKSWLAWQLPIITDDSHSESKIKTIKVDRLKRSFIEGYNVAIIAGFQGATYDDRITTFGRGGSDISAVALAVAFGVGICQIFSDIDGVYTADPKIVPKAHKLKSIAYKEMLEMSSSGARILHNRSVQLAMKHNIKVQVLSTFKEVEGTTVLGERDVLEKYLITGITCSTNEALVTFTNIAHTLHTLKDIAGVNVKIDMIHGSSFVVSKFDVDLVRKLLSEDKNYTINNNIAKISIIGIGVMSNTEVMHRTLKVLSEKKIEVLAITASEIKISIIIHKEHAEALVRDLHTEYELDAF
- the purF gene encoding amidophosphoribosyltransferase, producing MLDEIHEECGVFSISCNNDAAFNSILALHALQHRGQESFGIVTSSKDKIHSYHFQGQVSSVLDDIDEIKKSLPGNYAIGHVRYSTSGSKSGAQPMLGKSDKFGDFAIAHNGNLINTFQVREQLIEQGCVFQSDIDTEVVVHLLASSKNDSFLESFIDALKQVQGAYSFVAINQNVVIGVRDPAGIRPLVLGKLNDSYILASETCALDIVNAEFTREIKPGELVIIDQNGKLTSMFPFLQKKSSFCIFEYVYFSRPDSIMEDRSIYDIRKAIGKTLARESPPIGNIDMIVPIPDSGIPAAIGYAEHSEIPMELGIIRNHYIGRTFIQPTAEVRKVRIKLKFNANKHILKGKNIILIDDSIVRGSTLQSIIVMLKDAGVKEIHLKISSPPIKHSCFYGIDTPECKDLIAANQSVEEIRKIIGVNSLAFLSVDGLYRAVKEEKRNNIAPQYCDACFTGDYPVSVVSS
- the secG gene encoding preprotein translocase subunit SecG, producing MSIMILNIFQIILVIVLVILVLLQPPGSSSLSGFSSSQQGLNSMVPMKSSANPLSKITAIIAGLFIINTLLLSGLSSKDVHKKSIAEKIILEKKQEKESTSVPFEN
- a CDS encoding IS4 family transposase, which produces MFYYKEIISKLPKAVLDEIGKAVGVDYKVGKLTGENIFNLLLYSILEKNELSLRTIEENYRRMFCLNTRHSSVASRLKTIPIKYFERIFSFVLQSFCNQKDQEKLLIIDSTTLQLSSKLLQSAIPWRGGAKNMVKCTVATDGRFAKLLNLYTQAKGSSDSTSFREMILNHGQESICIFDRGLQKRATFEEFIDKGIHFITRGNDNIRYQIVRIHGKVAGMQTGTLELMEDVVVRLGQKGSRFLSFEIRLIKAQNRQNGEVLTFLTNIYEMSAEEVCALYKRRWSIEVFFKFIKQELNTKHFLGHSKNTILVTLYMILIASVLLTEYRKRSEIKSYKFARRAFMNELRLEILKPVIEYCGGNPEKVYDYYLFHFP